One Perognathus longimembris pacificus isolate PPM17 chromosome 13, ASM2315922v1, whole genome shotgun sequence genomic window, aacaaaagcagaaaatttcCCTGCTCACCCAGAACCTCAAGAATCTTTGTGGTTCAGATTCTCAAGTGGGTTTGGGTACAGCTCCTACTATCTGCAGACCTTGGCAGCACCCATGCAATGTTGGATTACAAGCCTGGAGATGACCAGAGTTACAGGCCCCGGGAGGCTTCCAGCAGACAGTTCAGAGGAAAGCCTGGAGGCCAGGCCGCATGTGGCAGGGCTGGAGTTCCTACAGGCAGCTGCGGGTGAGGTGGGTGTGAGGAGCTCTGAGGGGGAATCTACCAGGCAGTCCCCGGATGGATGAGGTGGCAGCCATGGGGAATGCTAGCCAAAGGAAACTGCAGGCAGCTTTCCACAGAAGAGTGGCCTGTGCGCCGTAACCAGTGAGGCCACAGTGGCAGAGCTATCCAAGGCCTTAGGGGTGGAGGTCCTACACCAATGCGCTATGGAAGTTTAGCACTTGTCCTGCTGGATTTCAGCCTTGTTTTGAGCTAACCCCTCCTTCcgattcccccatttctccctttTGGAATGGGGACCTTTATGCTATGACACTGTACTGGAAGTATATAACTTATTTTCAACTTTTGTAGGGGTTCAGGCATGAGATGGTTTGTGTCTCCAATGTTTGAGCAGTACCGGAACAATGAAAACATTGGAGATTCTTGGGGATGTACTGAATGAATTTAGCATTATGAGTTGGACATGAAACTTGAAGGGACTAGAGTGCAATGATATGTTGTAGGTAACATGTGTTAAAGACCTGGTACTCAGCGTGGTCTAGTGGTAGGTGGTGGAACCCTTAACAACTAAGGCTTGGCTTTAGGCAATGAGGAGCACGTCCCTAACAGGGATTATTGGAACCTgatctcttcttgttttttttttttttgttttttgtttttgccagtcctgggccttggactcagggcctgagcactgtccctggcttcttcccgctcaaggctagcactctgccacttgagccacagcgccgcttctggccattttctgtatatgtggtgctggggaatcgaacctagggcctcgtgtatccgaggcaggcattcttgccactaggctatatccccagcccctgatctctTCTTGTTTTACTCGTTGGCTTCCTGGCTGTGAGGTGAGCATGCTTCTGCCATGACATGCTGCCACAACAGAACCAATCAGTCATAGCAGGAAACCTTCAAAACAATGAACCCGAGTAAGCCTCTCCTCTCCGTAAGTCGATgatctcaggcattttgttacaCGGATGGATAAATGACTAGCTCAATACTCAAAGAAGCCTTCtgtcttgaacattttttttacttttcatctTAAATATGTATAGAAATAGCCTCTAATACTTCACCATTAGCCAATTATTCTACCTAAATCTAAGCTTCTACCTATTCAGTGTTTCAGTTCTTAGTCATGTATAGATTTGCTTGCAATAACAGGCCCAAGTCATGTTCATTACGAACTCTGGTACTTTGCAAGTTTATATGTATTTGTTGAGTCAACATGTGAATTAATGAATGGAAaggatatacatatatttaaaccaAACATTCTTTCTGTAGATTAAAATATGCCATCAGAAAGCGGAAGAATTGACACAGCGGAATTTCTTTAATTTTGCAGACTTAATGATTTGGGTAAGTACACATCTACAGAGGAAAGAGTAAACTGTAGCCAATCCATTATCAATACCTTTCAGTGCAAATGGAAAAGCAAGACACTTGTTCAGACAATTATGCTCCAGTAGTTGTCCATGGCTTCCTATGAATCTCTGTGCTCTTGTTGGGGTTAATTTAAAGCATCTTTCTGCTGATAGAAATTTGCTTAGATATAATTTGGCTCTCACTTAAATAAATATTGTCCTTCTATTACTCAGAATGATCTAGTTGCATAGATTTAATTGGCTTTTTCTCtaatatttatgtattaattatattatatctaatattatatatattaagtCAGCAGCTGTTGTGTATTTACCGTTGCAAGTACTttgttaaacatttaaaatattacctaGTCTCCTATAATCATTTGGTACAAGGATTTACAAATCTTAAAGTGCCTCAGGTTTCTTGTCTTAGGAACtgaaaggtgatgagcaggaggGAAAATTACCTTATATGTTGGTTTATGATTGTTCAGAAATATCCTGTCTGCAGTATTTATACTCACAGACCATCTATTATCTTACCTCCTCttttatgtatgcatatgcaaTTATCTGCACCCTAGATCCAAAATAAAAGGAATCTTGGAAATTTGGGTTTCCTCATACAATTTAGTGCTCTGTTTTCccacctttccctccctgagaTCAGTATGACGTTGAAGGGAAGAGTCAATGGCTGTACATTTCCTTCGAGGAGCTAGACCAAGATCTGGTTCATTGGTCATCTTAAACTGTATGGTATGTTGaagaaagcaaaaacattttcttccttattattattataggaTATGGTCCTTTCACCCAAGGATATCTGCTTCCTTAAGTCATCatgccacttttctttttttttttttttttgccagtcctgggacttgaactcagagcctgggtactgtccctgagattcctttttgttcaagggaagcactctaccacttgagccacagcaccacttttagatttttctgtttatgtggtgctgaggaattgaacccagagcttcatgtgtgctaggcactcactcttctgtttatgtggtactgaggaatcgaacccagagcttcatgcatgctaggcacgcactctgccgctgagccacattcccagccatcatGCCATTTTCCAACCAGAGCATTTTCTACCCTGCAGTCTTCTTCCTTACTGGCATCCCTGGTCTTGAGGCTTCTCACACCTGGGTCTCCATCCCATTCTGTTGTCTCTATGCCATTGCCATCTCTGGGAATGGCATGATCCTGTTTGTCATCATCACTGAGTCAAATCTCCACGAACCCATGTACTATTTCCTCTCCATGCTGTCCTTCACAGACTTAGGTCTGTGTCTTTCAACGTTGGTCACCATGCTGGGAATTTTCTGGTTCAATGCTCGAGAAATCAGCTTTGATTCCTGCATCGCCCAAATGTTCTTTATCCACGGCTTCACATTCATGGAATCCTCAGTCCTCTTGGTGATGGCCTTTGACCGCTTCATTGCCATCTGCAACCCACTGAGATATGCCACGATCCTCACAAATTCGCGGATCATCAAAATGGGCATTGCAATTGTGATTAGGGGGACAACAGCCCTAGTGCCTTTACTCCTGCTCCTCAAGCGGCTGACCTTTTGCCGGAGTCATGTGCTCCACCATTCATACTGCTTCCATCCCGATGTGATGAAGCTTTCCTGCACAGACACCAAGATCAACAGTGCATTTGGCCTGGCCATTGTCATCTCTACCGCCGGCTTGGACTCTGTTTTGATCCTCCTCTCCTATGTGCTAATCATCCACTCTGTGCTCTGCATTGCAtccagggaggagaggaagaaagcgtTTGGCACCTGTATCTCCCACCTCAGTGCTGTTGCCATCTTCTACATACCAATGATCAGCTTGTCATTGGTGCATAGGTTTGGGAAGCATGCCCCACCCTTGGTCCACACTCTCATTGCCAATGTTTATCTGCTCATCCCTCCTGTCATGAATCCTATAATCTACAGCGTGAAGACCAAGCAAATTCGCAAGGCTGTGCATAAACTATTCCTTtctaagctcatttaagaacattttcatgtattcttttttaGGATGTTTTCCCGGACTCATGTTTGACTATTCACTACTGTGAGTTATCActttgcatatgcatatatatatataaatatcttaTACATCATCTGTGTATACGTGTGTAAATgtgtatacgtgtatatatacatatatacacacacacacatatatatatatatacacatatacactttCACCTAAGTCTGATGACATGGTGGCTTGTTGTTTATACAGTTCTAGATTCTAGATTCTTTGTGGCACAGACATCATGAGCTATGTTTCTGGCCTGTATAAATACTGCATCTGGCTTAGACTAGAAGTCTGGTTTGTAAGCTTAGTATGTCTAGTTTGCAAGCATGGAAAAAAGAAGTCAGACTTAGAATTCAAATTCATCACCTCTAGAGCGGGCAGCTATCCAAGGTATGTTGCATAGGATGTAAATCTGTAAGCAAAGTCTATGTTTCAATAATTCTCAGAGTTTActggtaattattattattgtaaaagtaAATTGTTCTTGGTAGAAATATAAGTAGacacaataaagaagaaacatggatgaaaatagcatttttctgttttttttttaaattgttactacAAAGTAgctgtataaaggggttacaaaaccaaaaatcaagttatgagtacaatgcttcttggtcactatcactccttcctttgttctccctcatttccccttctagTCCATACcaacaagttacatagttcattttttacatagtataCATTAAATACAAAAACTGCATTTCATAAACGCATGCATGTTAGAAGATCtaatgatttctctttttatctgtGTTTAAAGTGAAAAATGACCACAATCTGATTACTGTGAACTATGTTAGCATATTGAAATATCACACAGAACCCCATGCAAATAATTAAACCCTAATTAAAATACTGAAAATTGTTTAAAGAGATGGGTTAACAATCTTCATTTGATCAGTatgcattgtgtacatgtactgaATTATTCTGAACTCCATCCATGTGTGGAATTTAAGtggaaagtaataaaaaaattgattgttgtaattactgtgtttaaaaaatctgtttcctCATTTTATTGTGAACCCTGGAGGGAAAGAATTAAGTTTTATAAAGGCAAAGACCTAGTATGTGTTAATTATTTAGCATGCATTatgagagaataaataaaaataatttgattttgaGTGGAGCAGAAGAGCCTCTAAAAACATTAAGGAATTCATCTGACTAATGAAGACAGAATGTATCAGCTGGGTTGGAGATGAGCGTGGGAATGAGCGGTGATCTGAGGGCTATGTCAACTGCTTATGCTTGGGATTTTTACAAACTTTAGTTTTCATACCATGAAATTCAGGAAAAAGATGAAAGCAGTGCTATACTAGTCACTTCATGGAAATGATAAAGGCAGGTGTGATAGAGCAGAGGGAATGAAACCCTGAATTAGAATGAGCCCGGGGAAGCTTTTTACTCTGGGGAGCATAAAAGTATTCACCAGTGGCTTTCTGATGAAGAGATTCCAGGGAGCCTGACACTCGGCCCTTCATATATGCTTCGTGTTCTGGATGTCCTCATAGGCTCCTTTCTGGAGATCAAGGCTGGAAAGAACACATATACATACTTTGTAAGTAAAACTACTGCTATTTAGGGCAACATGAagcttttccattaaaaaaagagGGAGATTGTTATTAAAAATTAGTTATATTGATGATCTGCAATCAGAGAAGAGTGATAGCACAGAACCTGCAGCACGCCCTATAGTTCTCATAGGATATAATCTTCATATAAGAATTGATATTGATGGAACTATAAAATTTGAGGATATGGGTGGAgttggaaaaataaggaaaacgGAAAGAGTCATATCGATTCAGCTGTACTGTACTCATAAAACAAATTACTGACTTGAAATccattagtacaactacttaaagataatgataataaaatactttataaCAGCTAGAAGAAAATAATTGATATCGATAAGCCAAGGAACACGGTTTAAATAGGCAAAAACACAATGTTTTGATGGCAGAGATAGGTGCAGAATCCATGCTTAGGTTACAACGCTTCTCCTGAATTAATTCCAGTAAATATACATTATTTGCTTGTATACTCAGAATAAGGCGCACTTTCTCAGGAATATTATTATGAATAAGCACTTTCCAGTAGCTAAGAAATATTCTCAAACAATTCATGATCACACCAAAAATTCTAGATGCATAAAGATCAAAGGATATAACTCCAGAGGAAGATTCAATTCATTTTGCCTTGATTTGGTGAGGCCATGAATGCTTCCTAAAGCAGATAAATTCATGTTGAAGTTATAAATGGTTGATGGGTCAAGTGAAGTCTAAAGACTTTAgtcttatttaaaaaagaagcttCTCGAATGAAGCAAAGCACATCAGTGTGGGAGAACACTTGCAGGTCACTCTAAAGGTAGATATTGGCCATTAAGTGAAGACCCTTGCTTGTTTCGAGAAAGAGATGAGAGGTTTGATGTGATGGTGAAGACAGTGAGGACTCTGTGTGAGGAGTAGCACGAAGACCGACTTCCTGTAGTGCTCACTTCAATGTGCTGAACCTTGGGAAAGTCTTAATCTGAGAATGAGGACACTGCATCTATCAATATTGTTATGGATTATGCAGAAGTAATGAGTGTTATATACAGTAGAGATGATGGATCTGGAAGAAAAGGATGGTCAATCAAGgaatattgtagacattacattacAAGGTTTAGAGAGGGAATACCTTAGACTAATAGTCTCAGAATGATCAAAGGGGCCTAAAAATCCACATTCTTTgtgctgtatatggcttttaacCTATTTGGTGTAATAGAGATCTATGAATAAGGTAGGATATAACTTTAGCGATTCTGTTACATTACATGAAAATAGAATCTTTGTATACTCAGGGAAACCTTTCAGTGCAACCCCATAAACTTTCTCCTGTACCCTGATACTGCCTTTTGAATATAATCCTGTTATTGCACACATCACGTTGAATTTTAATTGTTTGCTCACGAATGCATTTTATGAACTATCCTATTTTCCAACTATTCTCAAAGGCTATAATGTCTGTTATGGTTCTATAGTCTTATATTGTATATTCATATTCTGTATTTTAGTA contains:
- the LOC125361730 gene encoding olfactory receptor 51F2-like is translated as MPFSNQSIFYPAVFFLTGIPGLEASHTWVSIPFCCLYAIAISGNGMILFVIITESNLHEPMYYFLSMLSFTDLGLCLSTLVTMLGIFWFNAREISFDSCIAQMFFIHGFTFMESSVLLVMAFDRFIAICNPLRYATILTNSRIIKMGIAIVIRGTTALVPLLLLLKRLTFCRSHVLHHSYCFHPDVMKLSCTDTKINSAFGLAIVISTAGLDSVLILLSYVLIIHSVLCIASREERKKAFGTCISHLSAVAIFYIPMISLSLVHRFGKHAPPLVHTLIANVYLLIPPVMNPIIYSVKTKQIRKAVHKLFLSKLI